The Arthrobacter oryzae DNA window CAGGGTTCGGCGCCGGAGTTGGTGAGGATGAGCTGGGAATAGACGCTGCCGGCGGCGCCCCCGCCGGTGGCGTCCTGCGACACCGTCAGGTTGGCGGCCTTGCAGCGTGACGGACCGGCGGGCGCAGCGGACTGCGACGACGGCGGCGCGCTGGTTGGCGACTGGCTGGCGGGTGCGGAGGAGGCGGCTGTGGTGGTGGTAAGTGTGGCCGGTCCGGGAGTTCCCTGGGACTGCGGCTGGCTGGGACCGCAGGCGGTGAGCAGGAGGGCGGCGGCCGCGACCGCCGTCGTGATGGCAAATCCGTTTTTAGTTGGCTGAGACCTCATGGCTCAACCTTCACGCCCGCGGTTGCCTGAGTCAACGATGCCACGACCGCTGCCGCGGATTGATGCCCGGATTGTAATTTCCGGGCATCAATCCGGAGCACTACTTCCGGGGATCCGAAGCGTTGCCGGGAGCCGGGGCTTCGGCGGGCGTCCGGTTCCGGCTGCGCATCAGCGCGGCCCCGCCCAGGGCAAGTCCGCCGACGCCGGCCACGAGGCCTGCCCAGCTTCGCGCCTGTGCGCCGTCGTCGGACACGGAGCCGTTAACGGAGGAGGCCTGCGCAGTGCCGGCGGTTTCCGCTGCTGTATCGGTCGTTGACGCGTGGCTGCCGTGCCCGTCAGCGGCTGCGGCCGTGACGGTGAGCGACGGTGCCGGGGCCTTGAGGGAATGCGGGTCCTGGCCGTCCTTGGCGATCTCCGACCAGTCCGTCTGCCCCTGCTCGCAGTTTTGCAGGGTGGGGAAATGGAGGGTCTTGCCGGCGGTGTCGGGCAGCTTGACGGAGAGCACCAGGGCGTCGCGGAGTTCGGGCTTCAGCGGTGCCTTGGCAGTGTAGACGATCTGGCTGGTCCGCTTGGTGATGGTTGCGCCGTCCGCCAGCTTCTTCGGTTCCGGCAGCTGTTCCACGACCTTCTCCACGGTCCAGTTCGGGTTCACCGTGGGCTGGGCGTCGTTGAGTTCCCCGGGCAGCGTGATGGTCACTTTGGTGGTGCCGTAATCGTCGCAGCCATGCGGGATGCCGAAGGTGAGCAGCGCGTAGGCGTTGGCGTCGGTTTTGTCCGGGGTGACGCCCACGTGCGCGGAAGCGGCGGTGACGCCGGCGAGCATGAGGGCTG harbors:
- a CDS encoding DUF4232 domain-containing protein → MRSQPTKNGFAITTAVAAAALLLTACGPSQPQSQGTPGPATLTTTTAASSAPASQSPTSAPPSSQSAAPAGPSRCKAANLTVSQDATGGGAAGSVYSQLILTNSGAEPCLLRGFPGVSLTADANGEPLGAPARQDGASPVADVLLAPGQAGAADMRYTQAGNYPDCATAQAAGYRVYPPEETASLFLAVPRTACTDDSIELLTIGAFHTR
- a CDS encoding YcnI family copper-binding membrane protein, with amino-acid sequence MSFRRAISATAVAGGTAALMLAGVTAASAHVGVTPDKTDANAYALLTFGIPHGCDDYGTTKVTITLPGELNDAQPTVNPNWTVEKVVEQLPEPKKLADGATITKRTSQIVYTAKAPLKPELRDALVLSVKLPDTAGKTLHFPTLQNCEQGQTDWSEIAKDGQDPHSLKAPAPSLTVTAAAADGHGSHASTTDTAAETAGTAQASSVNGSVSDDGAQARSWAGLVAGVGGLALGGAALMRSRNRTPAEAPAPGNASDPRK